A window of the Arachis duranensis cultivar V14167 chromosome 5, aradu.V14167.gnm2.J7QH, whole genome shotgun sequence genome harbors these coding sequences:
- the LOC107491538 gene encoding 21 kDa protein — translation MAKGLHLSLSLVLVSVIAVTFRAENVSGSPSNFIKSSCSTTTFPNVCVESLSVYANTIQQDPHELVQTALTLSLNRSQSTRAFVTKCNKFRGLKPREYAALKDCAEEISDSCDRLSKSLKELKLCKVKGDDFRWHISNVETWVSSALTDDSTCGDGFAGNALNGKMKDSIRARMVNLAQVTSNALSLITHYASQY, via the coding sequence ATGGCAAAGGGTTTGCATCTTTCACTCTCCCTTGTTCTTGTCTCTGTCATTGCAGTCACATTCAGAGCCGAGAATGTGAGCGGAAGCCCTTCGAATTTCATAAAATCGTCTTGCAGCACGACGACGTTTCCAAACGTGTGCGTGGAGTCTCTGTCGGTGTATGCAAACACGATCCAGCAAGACCCTCACGAGCTGGTCCAAACTGCCCTCACACTCAGCCTGAACAGGAGCCAGTCCACAAGGGCATTTGTGACAAAGTGCAACAAGTTCAGAGGGCTCAAACCCAGAGAGTACGCGGCCCTGAAGGACTGCGCAGAGGAGATCAGCGACAGCTGTGACAGGCTGAGCAAGTCGCTGAAGGAGCTGAAGCTGTGCAAGGTGAAGGGTGACGATTTCAGATGGCACATCAGCAATGTTGAGACCTGGGTCTCTTCTGCTTTGACTGATGACAGCACCTGCGGTGATGGCTTTGCTGGTAACGCTCTCAATGGTAAGATGAAGGATTCCATCAGGGCTAGAATGGTAAATCTTGCTCAGGTCACTAGCAATGCCTTGTCACTCATCACCCACTATGCTTCTCAATATTAG